The following DNA comes from Candidatus Alcyoniella australis.
GGCCTGCTCGAATCCCAGGACTGCTCCGCACTGATTAAACCCGGCAGCGTGGTCAAGCTGCATCTGCCGGACTTCATCTGGCGCGACTTCCGCATCGAACGGCTGGTCGAGCACGAGCAGAGTTCGGGCAACAGTTTCTTCAGCGGAACCTACGTGGGAGAGGCGCGTCCGGCCGGTAATTTCAAGGTGTTGCAACCGCACAACCCGACCTACGAGAAGATCGCCTTGGAATGGGCGCGCAATCAGGGAGGCGTGGCCGACACGGTTAAAATCACGCGATTGCTGCGCTTGGACCTGGACTCCGACGGCACGGATGAAGTGCTGCTCGCCTTTGACGGCCCACAGTTCGATTACTTTTCAGAAACGCCGCAACAGTTCAGCGCGATCTTGTTGCGCAAGATCGTCGGCCCGGGCGTGCAGCAGATTGCGCTGGTGCAAAGATTCCGCGCGGCTATTCAACGCGGCGATCTGATGTACCGCTTCGAGCTGCTCAACCTGATCGACGTGGACGGCGACGGAGTGCTCGATCCGCTGATCAGCCTAAACTACTATGAGGGACGCTCGCTGTACTTCCTGCCCGTGGCCGGTCCCAACGAGGGCAAACGCGTGTGCGGATTCTTCGAGGGAGCATAGCCTTAATTGCCTAATCCCGGCCGACCCTGAAAGAGCAACTGCGAATGAACGACGTAGAAATAAAAGTAGAGTTCCCGCGCCGCGACCTGGCGCTGATCAAGGTGCCGACCCCCTTTGGCGTGGGGCGCGCCAACTGCATTTTGATCAAGCGCGATCCGCTGACCGTGGTCGACTGCGGCACCAACACCGATCGCAGTTACTCGGCGCTGGTCCGCGGCCTGGCCCAGGCCGGTGTCGAGCCGCGCGACTTGCAACGGATCGTGATCACCCATCTGCACCTGGACCACAGCGGATTGGTGCAACGCCTGGTCGACGCCTCGGGCGCGCAGGTGCTGTGCCATCCGCGACTGATCGATCAATTCGCCGAGCTGTATGAGCACTGGAAGATCGACAACAGCCATATCGAGGCGCTTTCGCCCTACTTGGGATTGTCGCCGGAACCGGCGCGGATGCAGCGGCGGATCGCCGAAATGATCCGCAATCTGGGCTGCGAGTACGCCGACGCCCTGCCGTTGAATCCCGGGGAGTCGCTCGAGTTCGACGGCGCAAGCTGGCAGGTGCTGCACACGCCGGGCCACACCCCTTACTGTCTGAGCCTCTAT
Coding sequences within:
- a CDS encoding MBL fold metallo-hydrolase, translating into MNDVEIKVEFPRRDLALIKVPTPFGVGRANCILIKRDPLTVVDCGTNTDRSYSALVRGLAQAGVEPRDLQRIVITHLHLDHSGLVQRLVDASGAQVLCHPRLIDQFAELYEHWKIDNSHIEALSPYLGLSPEPARMQRRIAEMIRNLGCEYADALPLNPGESLEFDGASWQVLHTPGHTPYCLSLYDRAGRTLISGDFLLEKITPNPLLHRPSEPGALGLDALVMMLDSLAKIRSLKIDSVLPGHGSAFGDPRLLIQSQLQHRRQRHGQLLDALEPGPLNAHELIACLFPNLPPTEIFLGLSEVMAHVGLALHNNELCCEVRDGLMLFSRSKVAPGSSLVFQ